One stretch of Arachis duranensis cultivar V14167 chromosome 1, aradu.V14167.gnm2.J7QH, whole genome shotgun sequence DNA includes these proteins:
- the LOC107489364 gene encoding quinolinate synthase, chloroplastic, with product MDAPAAMVINTTTTPFPATPSFFSKSRPVFTLRQVHKRNIPFSKPIKCTHQNPSKPNSLSCSALISFSPSETAQLLPSKLRHLSREFQSLAEPVERVKRLLHYAGLMPQMDDSERVDRNRVMGCTARVWVEVRLDDEGKVRMAADSDSEVTRGYCACLVWAMNGSEPEEVLKVKTEDLLGLNVGLGSSGTGRSRVNTWHNVLVSMQKRTKQLVAEKEGKESFEPFPSLVVSADGLFPKGTYAQAQAKYLFPNESQVNELVKVLKEKKIGVVAHFYMDPEVQGILTAAQKQWPHIYISDSLVMADTAVKMAKAGCQFITVLGVDFMSENVRAILDQAGYNEVGVYRMSNERIGCSLADAAATPIYMEYLQAASNSAPSLHVIYINTKLETKAYAHELVPTITCTSSNVVQTILQAFAQVPDLSVWYGPDSYMGANIKELFLQMTHMTDEEIAAIHPEHSLDSIRSLLPRLHYFQDGTCIVHHLFGHEVVEKIKEMYCDAFLTAHLEVPGEMFSLAMEAKRRGMGVVGSTQNILDFIKDRVQESLDRNIDDHLQFVLGTESGMITSIVAAVRSLLDPTKSSSQGSKVTVEIVFPVSSDSISSTSSNLPSSPHSVQLGDITLPVVPGVASGEGCSIHGGCASCPYMKMNSLDSLLKVCHHLPDKENKLAEYNAERFKLQTPNGKSVADVGCEPILHMRNFQAAKKLPEKLVDQILHLQDNGRSM from the exons ATGGATGCTCCTGCAGCCATGGTCATCAACACAACAACCACACCTTTCCCTGCCACTCCCTCGTTCTTCTCAAAGTCCAGACCCGTTTTCACCCTCCGCCAAGTCCACAAACGCAACATACCCTTCTCCAAACCAATCAAATGCACCCACCAAAACCCCTCCAAACCCAACTCTCTCTCATGCTCCGCCTTAATTTCCTTCTCCCCCTCGGAAACTGCCCAGCTCCTCCCTTCCAAGCTCCGCCACCTCTCCCGCGAGTTCCAATCCCTGGCGGAGCCCGTTGAGCGAGTAAAGCGGCTGCTGCACTACGCTGGGCTCATGCCGCAGATGGATGATTCGGAGCGGGTGGATCGTAACCGGGTGATGGGCTGCACGGCCCGGGTCTGGGTGGAGGTGAGATTGGACGATGAAGGGAAGGTGAGGATGGCGGCGGACAGCGACTCTGAGGTCACGCGGGGGTACTGCGCGTGTCTGGTTTGGGCCATGAATGGGTCGGAGCCGGAGGAGGTACTGAAGGTGAAGACGGAGGATTTGTTGGGCCTGAACGTTGGCCTGGGGAGTTCAGGGACCGGAAGGTCAAGGGTGAACACGTGGCACAACGTGCTTGTGAGCATGCAGAAGAGGACGAAGCAGTTGGTTGCtgagaaagaaggaaaggaatCCTTTGAGCCTTTTCCTTCTTTAGTTGTTTCCGCAGATGGACTCTTTCCGAAAGGGACCTACGCCCAGGCTCAG GCCAAATACCTGTTCCCGAATGAGTCACAAGTCAATGAACTAGTTAAAGtgctaaaggagaagaaaattggCGTGGTTGCACATTTTTACATGGATCCTGAAGTGCAGGGCATCCTAACTGCTGCTCAGAAGCAGTGGCCACATATCTATATATCTGATTCTCTGGTAATGGCAGATACAGCGGTCAAAATGGCAAAAGCCGGATGCCAATTCATAACAGTATTAGGTGTGGATTTTATGTCCGAAAATGTTCGAGCCATCCTTGATCAAGCTGGTTATAATGAG GTTGGTGTCTATAGGATGTCAAATGAGCGTATCGGCTGCTCTCTGGCTGATGCTgcagctactcctatatatatgGAGTATCTTCAGGCAGCTTCTAACTCTGCTCCTTCTTTGCATGTTATATACATTAACACCAAGTTAGAGACAAAGGCATATGCGCATGAGCTTGTACCAACAATAACCTGTACTTCATCAAATGTTGTCCAAACTATTCTACAG gcatttgctcaagtgccGGATTTGAGTGTATGGTATGGGCCTGATTCATACATGGGTGCAAATATCAAAGAATTGTTCCTGCAGATGACACACATGACTGATGAAGAGATTGCAGCAATACATCCTGAGCATAGTCTTGACTCTATTAGATCATTACTTCCACGACTTCACTATTTTCAG GATGGAACATGCATTGTTCACCATTTATTTGGCCATGAGGTTGTAGAGAAGATAAAGGAAATGTATTGTGATGCATTCCTTACTGCTCATCTTGAGGTACCTGGAGAGATGTTTTCATTGGCAATGGAAGCGAAACGAAGGGGAATGGGTGTAGTAGGCTCCACCCAGAACATATTAGATTTCATAAAAGACAGGGTTCAAGAATCATTGGATAGAAACATCGATGATCATCTTCAATTTGTTCTTGGGACAGAATCAGGGATGATAACTTCAATTGTTGCTGCCGTCCGTAGTTTGTTGGATCCTACAAAGTCCTCTTCACAGGGATCAAAAGTTACCGTTGAAATTGTCTTTCCAGTTTCATCGGACTCAATCTCAAGCACATCATCAAATTTGCCTTCAAGTCCTCATTCTGTTCAATTGGGTGATATCACACTTCCTGTTGTACCAGGAGTGGCTAGTGGAGAGGGTTGTTCCATTCATGGTGGCTGTGCATCTTGTCCATACATGAAG ATGAATTCTCTTGACTCGCTTCTGAAAGTTTGCCATCACCTACCggacaaagaaaataaactcgCTGAGTACAATGCAGAGCGATTTAAGTTGCAGACTCCGAACGGCAAATCAGTGGCAGATGTCGGATGTGAACCAATCTTGCACATGAGGAACTTCCAG GCTGCTAAAAAGCTTCCAGAGAAGTTAGTTGATCAGATTCTTCATCTCCAAGATAATGGAAGGTCGATGTGA